A genomic stretch from Dysgonomonadaceae bacterium PH5-43 includes:
- a CDS encoding membrane-bound ClpP family serine protease (product_source=COG1030; cog=COG1030; superfamily=81321; transmembrane_helix_parts=Outside_1_3,TMhelix_4_26,Inside_27_30,TMhelix_31_53,Outside_54_57,TMhelix_58_80,Inside_81_86,TMhelix_87_109,Outside_110_115) produces the protein MKNITLIIGVILLLANLLFGSILSFYPAFNMWLNCGVIAVTTLLLYSLRCITLKDGFYISLSMLFGMFGIIEFILGLFAPQRYENNWYLIAIIFIVVIEAIILTITNIISKTTNR, from the coding sequence ATGAAAAATATAACATTAATTATTGGAGTTATCCTATTGCTTGCAAACTTGCTTTTCGGAAGCATTCTGAGCTTTTACCCTGCCTTTAACATGTGGTTAAATTGTGGGGTAATTGCAGTCACCACACTTCTTCTCTATTCTCTAAGGTGCATCACATTGAAAGATGGATTTTACATTTCTCTATCCATGTTATTCGGGATGTTTGGAATTATAGAATTTATCTTAGGACTATTTGCGCCCCAACGATATGAAAACAACTGGTATTTGATAGCCATAATTTTCATTGTGGTTATTGAGGCTATTATTCTGACAATTACAAATATCATTTCAAAAACAACAAATAGATAA
- a CDS encoding ribosomal protein L32 (product_source=COG0333; cath_funfam=2.20.28.20; cog=COG0333; superfamily=57770; transmembrane_helix_parts=Outside_1_238,TMhelix_239_258,Inside_259_259) codes for MEDIKAITCPNCGAAAVNHQNCEYCGSLLIRLLQIGINLETSAYKDNSKVFKGLIQVLKDNLQLQKQNPKITVGTQLVSYEYYEEYAEDEPLCIDNYILSVRDGVELGASNDGKPHLMVEFTFSEDNSSHMLLLNKFRTLDFLDLFTYYIDKGVDESKLYRYFIDFGDDAEGAARLFSKILQVVFEIPSNSLLKFENEEGETKEQHKEWFLKNIVGQQEIQGTDEQEENELASFLDWKSWKFWGVIFLIICAICAIFAD; via the coding sequence ATGGAAGACATTAAAGCAATTACCTGCCCTAATTGTGGAGCAGCAGCAGTAAACCATCAAAATTGTGAATATTGTGGAAGTTTGTTAATTAGATTGCTACAGATAGGCATTAATCTTGAAACATCGGCTTATAAGGATAATAGCAAGGTGTTTAAGGGATTAATTCAGGTCTTAAAAGACAACTTGCAATTACAGAAGCAAAACCCTAAAATTACAGTAGGTACACAATTGGTTTCTTATGAATATTATGAAGAGTATGCCGAAGATGAACCATTGTGCATAGATAATTATATATTGTCAGTAAGAGATGGAGTAGAGCTCGGTGCTTCTAACGATGGGAAACCACATTTAATGGTCGAGTTTACTTTCTCGGAAGATAATAGTTCACACATGCTACTATTGAATAAATTTAGGACTCTTGACTTCTTAGACTTATTCACTTATTATATTGACAAAGGCGTTGATGAGTCAAAATTGTATAGATACTTTATTGATTTTGGCGATGATGCAGAAGGAGCAGCAAGATTATTTTCCAAGATACTTCAAGTTGTATTTGAAATACCATCTAATAGCCTTTTGAAATTTGAAAATGAAGAAGGAGAAACAAAAGAACAACATAAGGAATGGTTTCTAAAAAACATTGTAGGTCAACAAGAAATTCAGGGGACTGATGAGCAGGAAGAAAATGAATTAGCTTCTTTCTTAGACTGGAAAAGTTGGAAATTTTGGGGAGTTATCTTTCTTATTATCTGTGCTATCTGCGCTATTTTTGCAGATTAA
- a CDS encoding DNA invertase Pin-like site-specific DNA recombinase (product_source=COG1961; cath_funfam=3.40.50.1390; cog=COG1961; pfam=PF00239; smart=SM00857; superfamily=53041) codes for MKTYIAYLRQSTSKQEQSGLGVEAQREIIHRHLKGATIISEFVETETGKRNDRPKLMEALAQCRKTGSILVCAKLDRLSRNVAFTSRLLESDVEILFCDFPEANRLILHIISSIAEYEANLISIRTRQSLQAKKSRGCKLGKSENLMNRHVEAIQNSNRTNSKKAIDNDNNKRASALIKAMVNDNKSFAEITKSLNSQGFKTSRGCQFQIVQVQRIYEKYCI; via the coding sequence ATGAAAACATATATCGCCTATCTAAGACAATCTACCAGTAAGCAGGAACAAAGTGGTCTCGGTGTTGAGGCTCAACGTGAGATTATTCATAGACATCTCAAAGGAGCTACTATAATCAGTGAATTTGTTGAAACCGAAACGGGCAAGCGCAATGACCGACCAAAACTAATGGAGGCTTTAGCTCAATGCCGAAAAACAGGCTCTATTTTGGTCTGTGCCAAGTTGGATAGGTTATCTCGCAATGTAGCTTTTACCAGTCGGCTATTGGAAAGCGATGTAGAAATTCTCTTTTGCGACTTCCCAGAAGCAAACCGTCTCATTCTTCACATTATCAGTTCAATAGCCGAATACGAGGCAAACCTTATCTCCATTCGCACCCGCCAATCATTACAGGCTAAAAAATCTCGTGGCTGCAAATTGGGAAAATCCGAAAATCTTATGAATAGACATGTGGAGGCTATTCAAAACAGCAATAGAACCAACAGCAAAAAGGCTATTGATAACGATAATAACAAACGAGCCTCAGCCCTTATCAAAGCGATGGTCAATGATAACAAGTCTTTTGCTGAAATAACAAAATCCCTGAATTCACAGGGATTTAAGACCAGTCGAGGCTGTCAGTTTCAAATCGTTCAAGTACAGCGGATTTATGAAAAATACTGCATTTAG
- a CDS encoding hypothetical protein (product_source=Hypo-rule applied): MEISKYILSILKSQLMIVWSWGFNSPTTIQNGLMFKVQGFIFKGWVKVMYNEGTDLFDIVFLSSQMEVKKEVEGVYFDMLVGVIDSNVEKVNNYENRVKQKYSL, translated from the coding sequence ATGGAAATATCAAAATACATCTTATCAATTCTGAAATCGCAACTAATGATAGTTTGGTCATGGGGATTTAATTCTCCCACCACAATTCAAAACGGCTTAATGTTCAAAGTACAGGGTTTCATTTTCAAGGGATGGGTCAAAGTAATGTACAACGAAGGAACGGATTTATTTGACATTGTTTTTCTTTCCTCTCAGATGGAAGTTAAAAAGGAGGTTGAAGGTGTATACTTTGACATGTTGGTTGGTGTCATTGATTCCAATGTAGAGAAGGTCAATAACTATGAGAACAGAGTTAAACAGAAGTATTCTTTATAG
- a CDS encoding hypothetical protein (product_source=Hypo-rule applied; superfamily=63380), which translates to MQIRKMGQERTVIHLYIKNDNTHHYFGSMANIYEHFSYDQIGITFGSLRNYSLSSKKPYENTKVIIRKGTLLAKPNKKPD; encoded by the coding sequence ATGCAAATTAGGAAAATGGGACAGGAAAGAACGGTGATACACTTATACATAAAGAATGATAATACCCATCATTATTTTGGTAGTATGGCGAATATTTATGAACACTTCTCTTATGACCAAATTGGCATAACATTCGGGTCTCTACGCAACTATTCTTTATCTTCTAAAAAGCCTTATGAAAACACTAAGGTAATTATCCGAAAAGGAACTTTGCTGGCGAAGCCCAATAAAAAGCCTGACTGA
- a CDS encoding hypothetical protein (product_source=Hypo-rule applied), which produces MKMKTKYKFTVDAFTACYLADEAVIQFLNSITYKDDFYYEFKLQRIEGAGLIFDNVIHVLVQNPNTMEYMLFGKLCYSNKRKDIDGNTYVWFYIENQVFYTSFYKDINILTFLKFTAEELQLVENNITTLDIALDININFPMKIKRAIQNKNLLPIVNRKAYDDEREQIKGVRFNYGCNQKRLLDATFYIKQNTKDGGFELKGYDKSKELEMSQKDYIQKWVDMNRFYRTELHLKKEPLQEFYENNPRLQMAFGDYSTKLVPSMILSRLADSNDDLLAELFFEYANRLIRFKDKTTGKILSIFEV; this is translated from the coding sequence ATGAAGATGAAGACAAAATACAAATTCACAGTTGATGCTTTTACAGCATGTTATTTAGCCGATGAGGCTGTAATTCAATTTCTCAACAGCATTACATACAAGGATGACTTTTACTATGAGTTCAAGTTGCAACGTATAGAAGGGGCCGGTTTAATTTTCGACAATGTCATTCACGTGTTGGTACAGAATCCCAATACGATGGAATATATGTTATTTGGAAAGTTATGCTATTCAAATAAGAGAAAAGATATAGATGGAAATACCTATGTCTGGTTTTACATAGAGAACCAAGTCTTTTACACGTCCTTTTATAAAGATATTAACATTCTTACGTTCTTGAAGTTTACAGCCGAAGAATTGCAATTAGTTGAGAACAACATCACAACACTTGACATTGCATTGGATATTAACATCAACTTTCCCATGAAAATCAAAAGAGCTATACAAAACAAGAACCTATTGCCCATCGTCAATCGCAAAGCGTATGATGACGAAAGAGAGCAGATAAAAGGCGTTAGGTTTAACTACGGTTGTAATCAAAAACGGCTATTAGATGCAACTTTTTACATAAAACAAAATACAAAAGATGGGGGATTTGAATTAAAAGGATACGATAAGAGTAAGGAGTTAGAAATGTCTCAAAAGGATTATATACAAAAATGGGTGGATATGAATAGATTTTACAGGACGGAATTACACCTCAAAAAAGAACCCCTCCAAGAGTTTTATGAAAACAACCCTCGATTACAAATGGCATTTGGAGATTACAGCACAAAATTAGTTCCAAGTATGATATTGTCAAGGTTGGCAGACAGCAATGACGATTTATTAGCCGAACTGTTTTTTGAATATGCAAACCGATTAATCAGATTTAAAGACAAGACCACAGGCAAAATTCTAAGCATTTTTGAGGTGTAA
- a CDS encoding hypothetical protein (product_source=Hypo-rule applied; cath_funfam=1.10.260.40; pfam=PF07460; smart=SM00496; superfamily=64496), which translates to MKQPKRTSRKVSEATRQKMSLAKKGSKNPRYRQRVSDETRRKISQSMKAYWHGIPEQ; encoded by the coding sequence ATGAAACAACCCAAAAGAACAAGTAGAAAAGTAAGCGAGGCAACCAGACAAAAAATGTCCCTTGCTAAGAAGGGTAGCAAAAACCCTCGTTACCGCCAAAGGGTCAGCGATGAAACAAGACGTAAAATAAGCCAAAGCATGAAAGCCTATTGGCATGGGATTCCCGAACAATAA
- a CDS encoding hypothetical protein (product_source=Hypo-rule applied) gives MEELKKNTGNFGRNANDSQFVEALIKKGYDVFERPYWQNGNVHYECWCITLVSKAALNPYRNYEDGDDESNRLIWLETVNLNGDIRSKLQYEVISELKEKITFFELKEDEIREFLEKDKPVHIFDV, from the coding sequence ATGGAAGAACTTAAAAAAAACACTGGAAATTTCGGTAGAAATGCGAATGACTCTCAATTTGTGGAAGCATTGATTAAAAAAGGGTATGATGTTTTTGAAAGACCTTATTGGCAAAATGGGAATGTTCATTATGAATGTTGGTGCATTACGTTGGTAAGTAAAGCAGCCCTAAATCCATATCGCAACTATGAAGATGGAGATGATGAAAGCAATCGCTTAATTTGGCTTGAAACAGTCAACTTAAATGGTGATATAAGAAGCAAGTTGCAATATGAAGTAATTTCCGAACTAAAAGAAAAAATAACGTTTTTCGAACTAAAAGAAGATGAGATTAGGGAATTTTTGGAAAAAGATAAGCCAGTTCACATCTTTGATGTTTAA
- a CDS encoding excisionase family DNA binding protein (product_source=TIGR01764; cath_funfam=2.60.40.10; cog=COG1476; pfam=PF12728; smart=SM00726; superfamily=46955; tigrfam=TIGR01764), producing MVNKYLLFKENPDLNITIKIGELVEMVEYAIKLSRQELEQQVVDAKKETYLTRVEASKMLSVDKSTLWRWNKQKYLTHVEVGGKRLYRMSDVKQILEKDLRVNNKLKK from the coding sequence ATGGTAAATAAATACCTTTTGTTTAAGGAAAACCCCGACTTAAATATAACAATAAAAATAGGGGAGTTGGTAGAAATGGTGGAATATGCCATAAAGCTATCTCGCCAAGAGTTGGAACAACAAGTGGTTGATGCTAAAAAAGAAACCTATCTAACTCGTGTTGAGGCTTCAAAAATGCTAAGCGTTGATAAATCAACTTTGTGGAGATGGAATAAGCAAAAGTACCTAACCCATGTTGAGGTTGGTGGAAAACGGCTTTATAGGATGAGTGATGTTAAACAAATCTTAGAAAAAGACCTTCGGGTAAATAATAAATTAAAAAAATAA
- a CDS encoding hypothetical protein (product_source=Hypo-rule applied; pfam=PF19509; superfamily=75708) — MSSWGEILFFNSKYRKLIDSEYTCYVQEDDFDMFLSSVRKGEFHLFDETLATVEAVRPLIDEYAKGFQDGADNFDKIIREENIFQDDNAIEERIWNITNQPPQSYCINTWESHSDSPKRYLSMPLMYEQGKNGGVHYKAIQTIKTNATRFRRYMDKEDEQSNQYAEFLFENGADCYLDLLDCSEEEKDAIRQNNERKIANYLIKHPQERPLIPEKGKKEKEIKDFRDYLHHNNKEALMEKLHELVDGQKGKDVAITIKALERLNYIDILTNRKAFYESMEKEFGYIGTEQSINPTYIVLKDGHILWDNVVKRIIILGRIK, encoded by the coding sequence ATGAGTAGCTGGGGAGAAATCTTATTTTTTAACAGTAAATATCGGAAACTTATTGATTCTGAATATACATGTTATGTACAAGAGGATGATTTTGACATGTTCTTATCATCTGTGAGAAAGGGGGAGTTTCATCTTTTTGATGAGACTCTCGCAACTGTTGAGGCTGTCAGACCTCTCATTGATGAGTATGCCAAAGGCTTTCAAGATGGGGCTGACAATTTTGATAAGATTATTAGGGAGGAGAATATCTTTCAAGATGACAATGCCATTGAAGAAAGAATTTGGAATATCACAAACCAACCCCCACAATCATATTGCATTAACACATGGGAGAGCCATTCTGATTCTCCCAAAAGATACCTATCAATGCCATTAATGTACGAACAGGGGAAAAATGGAGGAGTACACTATAAAGCTATTCAAACCATAAAGACTAATGCGACTCGTTTTAGACGATACATGGACAAAGAAGATGAGCAATCAAACCAATATGCTGAATTTTTGTTTGAAAATGGAGCTGACTGCTATTTAGACCTATTAGATTGTAGTGAGGAGGAAAAAGATGCTATTAGACAGAATAACGAACGGAAAATAGCTAATTATTTGATAAAACATCCACAAGAACGTCCATTAATTCCAGAAAAGGGAAAGAAGGAAAAAGAAATCAAAGACTTTAGAGATTATCTCCATCATAACAATAAAGAAGCTTTGATGGAAAAGCTCCACGAGTTGGTCGACGGGCAAAAAGGGAAAGATGTGGCTATTACTATTAAGGCATTGGAGAGACTTAATTATATAGACATCTTAACCAATCGAAAAGCTTTCTATGAAAGTATGGAAAAAGAGTTTGGATATATTGGGACGGAACAATCAATAAATCCAACTTATATTGTTTTGAAAGATGGTCATATTTTATGGGATAATGTAGTAAAGAGAATTATTATTTTAGGAAGGATAAAATAG
- a CDS encoding integrase (product_source=COG0582; cath_funfam=1.10.443.10; cog=COG0582; pfam=PF00589,PF13102; superfamily=56349), which produces MATVKAIVRSNRKNAEVNVRFRVSDGRNTQLFHSSEIKVNPIVWDAKNDCIKSRAVIETEERNRVNRSVIARKQLLLDVYEANKSQMTLTSETFEQLIDKTLYPDKYQKPKDDFFDLTELYLEKQRLSEVRKKNYRVLFNALKRYELFNQLCNGKPDFKLGIDTINSDTIKDFEDFYRNEHLFYKEFTHIYKQIPSLVNTKQKNPKPKPRGNNSICTLFSKFRAFYNWCNKQGLTTNKPFDKYNGMTEKYGRPYYISLEERNLIADYNLSKYPCLEVQRDIFIFQCLIGCRVSDLLSMTNANIIDEAVEYIPHKTMNKTPDPVEVPLNNRAKALVKKYANTDSKGRLFPFISAQKYNDSLKEIFSLCGITRSITIMNSTTGKEEKRPINELASSHLARRTFVGNLYKRVKDPNLVGALSGHKEGSRAFARYRDIDKGIKKDLVKMIE; this is translated from the coding sequence ATGGCAACAGTAAAAGCTATTGTTAGAAGCAATCGAAAGAATGCAGAAGTAAATGTTAGATTTAGAGTGAGTGATGGACGGAATACGCAGTTATTCCACAGTAGTGAAATCAAAGTGAATCCGATTGTATGGGATGCCAAGAATGATTGTATTAAGTCAAGGGCTGTTATAGAAACGGAGGAGCGAAATAGGGTCAATCGGTCTGTTATTGCAAGAAAGCAATTGCTATTAGATGTTTATGAGGCGAACAAAAGCCAAATGACATTGACAAGTGAAACTTTTGAACAGCTAATTGATAAAACATTATATCCCGACAAGTATCAAAAGCCTAAGGATGATTTCTTTGATTTAACTGAGTTGTATTTGGAGAAACAAAGACTTTCGGAAGTCAGAAAGAAGAATTACCGTGTTCTTTTCAATGCGTTAAAACGCTATGAGTTGTTTAACCAACTATGTAATGGTAAACCTGATTTCAAATTAGGCATTGACACAATTAATAGTGATACCATTAAAGACTTCGAGGACTTTTATAGGAATGAGCATCTCTTCTATAAAGAGTTTACCCATATATACAAACAGATACCTTCGCTTGTAAATACCAAGCAAAAGAATCCCAAACCCAAACCACGGGGCAATAATTCAATATGCACACTATTCAGCAAGTTCCGAGCCTTCTATAATTGGTGTAATAAACAAGGACTCACAACTAATAAACCATTTGATAAATATAATGGCATGACGGAGAAATACGGCAGACCCTATTATATCTCGTTAGAAGAAAGAAACCTGATAGCGGATTATAATTTGTCGAAATATCCATGTTTAGAAGTACAACGAGACATTTTCATCTTTCAATGTCTTATCGGATGCCGAGTTTCGGACCTTTTAAGTATGACCAATGCAAATATCATAGATGAGGCTGTGGAATATATTCCTCACAAAACGATGAATAAAACTCCCGACCCTGTTGAAGTTCCACTAAATAATAGAGCAAAGGCACTTGTGAAAAAATACGCAAACACGGATAGCAAAGGGCGGCTATTTCCTTTTATTAGTGCGCAGAAATACAATGACTCTCTAAAAGAAATTTTTTCTCTCTGTGGTATTACTCGTAGTATAACAATCATGAATTCAACAACAGGAAAAGAGGAAAAGCGACCTATTAATGAATTAGCCTCATCACATCTTGCTCGAAGAACTTTTGTTGGAAATTTGTATAAACGAGTAAAAGACCCTAACTTAGTGGGCGCATTAAGCGGGCATAAGGAAGGTAGCAGAGCCTTTGCCCGATATAGAGATATAGATAAGGGAATAAAGAAGGATTTGGTAAAAATGATAGAATGA
- a CDS encoding hypothetical protein (product_source=Hypo-rule applied; cath_funfam=1.10.268.10; superfamily=56719) translates to MNNITNTYSVLDFDENGCATIEIPQVQSDYSFILNHWQNSHIQIDEIERDLLYTDSEERKLFLEKSKKTLLNYQKYFLNDYGDYAEDTDLITTDEIHQELQDSDYALSEEEKAKWDDIFESDIDWDWDWKEDKDKINTTIDTAYNDEDNSQYLIVRNFKLKHSLAWYLMNRIEEEIIKVKKEIEGYRGILKILKNDDTKNVIDTIKMSRNTTDAYNQLMQKFNLSEIQANMICNMILQRFTSLLDEEVIEIIEEYVVIQSFLEKLKE, encoded by the coding sequence ATGAATAATATAACAAATACTTATAGCGTATTAGATTTTGACGAGAATGGCTGTGCCACAATTGAAATTCCTCAGGTACAATCAGACTATTCATTCATTCTCAATCATTGGCAAAATTCACATATTCAAATAGACGAAATAGAACGAGATTTGCTATATACTGATTCTGAAGAAAGAAAATTGTTTTTAGAAAAATCAAAAAAGACTTTACTGAATTATCAAAAGTATTTTTTGAACGATTATGGAGATTATGCAGAAGATACTGATTTAATCACGACAGATGAAATTCATCAAGAACTTCAAGACTCTGATTATGCGTTATCTGAAGAAGAAAAAGCAAAATGGGATGATATATTTGAGAGCGATATAGATTGGGATTGGGATTGGAAAGAAGACAAAGACAAAATTAATACTACTATAGACACCGCTTATAACGACGAAGATAATTCACAATATCTGATTGTTCGCAATTTCAAACTCAAACATTCATTAGCATGGTATCTGATGAATCGTATTGAAGAGGAAATAATAAAAGTAAAAAAAGAAATTGAAGGATACAGAGGGATATTGAAAATATTAAAAAACGATGATACTAAAAATGTTATTGATACAATAAAAATGTCTCGTAATACAACAGATGCTTATAATCAACTAATGCAAAAATTTAATTTATCTGAAATACAAGCCAATATGATATGCAATATGATACTTCAAAGGTTTACTTCTCTTTTAGATGAAGAAGTAATAGAAATAATAGAAGAATATGTTGTTATTCAATCTTTCTTAGAAAAACTTAAAGAATAA